From Fusobacterium sp. DD2:
CTGTTTTGTAGTTAATCTTTCTCCTGTCATAACTCTTGATAGAACAAGGTCAAATACAGTTCTTTTAGCAAACATTACACATCCAGGAAGCCCCATCATTGGTATTTTACCCAGATATGAAAGTAAAAACATCGATCCAGGAAGTACAGGAGCACCATATGTTACAAGTTCTCCACCCATCTCCATAATTGCAGTAGGAGTGGTATCATCTGGATCTACAGACATTCCCCCTGTAAATATAAGCATATTAGCACCTTGACGAAGAAGTTGTTCAGCACTTTGTTTTATAATCTCCTTGTCATCAGGACAGAAAAGATGCCCTACTATTGTGCAGTTATACTCTCCTATTTTTCTTTTTATTACATCTGTAAATTTATCCTCTATTCTTCCATAGAATACTTCATTTCCAGTAACAATAATTCCAACTTTGTAAGTTTTAAAAGGTCTGACATTTAAAAGAGGACGTTTTATTATCTCTTGCACCTTATCCATCTTTTCTTTTTTTATAACAAGAGGTATTACTCTTGCTGCAGCTATATTTTGACCTTTTTTAACTGGATAGTTGTCAGGAAGAGTTGCAAAGGACATCTCTCCTAACATATTAAGTTCTAAAAGTTTATTTTTATTTATTTTAAGTATTCCGTCACAAAGAGCTGTGAAATTTATCTTTCCCTCTTTTATTTCTGTTGAGGTAGCCACATGCTTTCCTCTTCCTACATTTCCTAAGATTACAGCAGCATCATTTTCATGTACTCCAGTATCTCCCAATTCAAAGACGTAGATATGGTCTTTTCCAAGGTTTAATAGTTTAGGAATATCCTCTTTAGTAATAATATGACCTTTTTTAAAGGCACGCCCTTTAAATTCTCCAGGAAGAATTTGTGTTATATCATGTTGAAGAACATATCCCTCTGCATCAACAGTTTTAATTAATTTCATATATTTTTCCTTTCTTTAAAAAATAGATAATTATAAAGTATCATAACTAAAAAACTGATTACCAGTATTACAATTAGAAAAAAATTAGCTCTTCCACTATCTCCACTTTCAGAAGCAGAATATATAGCCATAGATATTGTCTGAGTCTTTCCAGGAATATTTCCAGCAAGCATCAATGTTGCTCCAAACTCACCCATAGCTCTTCCAAAGGAAAGGAGTATACCTGCTAATATATTCTTTTTAATAAGGGGAATTGTTATGAGACGGAGAATTTGAAATTCACTTGCTCCAGCTTCAAGGCCAGCCTCATAATACATAGGACTTAAATTTTCCATACCAGCTTTTATACTGTTATACATAAGTGGAAGTGTTACTACAAAAGAGGTAATAATTCCTGCCCACCATGAAAACATAACAGTGATATTGAAATATCTATAAAGTATTGAACCTATAAAACCGTTTTTCCCAAGTATTAGAATAAGAATATATCCAAGTACTGAAGGAGATATAAAAAGAGAGATGTTGATTAACATCTCTATAGTATTTTTAATTTTCAGATTAGCCCGTTTCAATTTCCAGGCTAAAATCAATGAGAATATAGTTACAAGTATTGTAGATATAAGAGCAATTTTAACTGTTAATAAAATTATACCTAAATCTAAGTTATTCATACTGTAACCTACTCAGACAATTCAAAATTATATTTTTTATATATTTTAGCTGCATCTTTTGATTGCAGATAGTTATAAAACTTGATGTTAGCATCAGTTTCATGTCCTTTTATAATTCCATAACTATAAATAATAGGTTTATGAAGATCTTCAGGAACTATATAAGCAATTTTTACATTTTTTAAAATTTTTGCATCTGTTTTATATATAAGAGAATAATCAACTTCCCCTAAATCAACATACTGAGCTGCACTTCTTACATCTTTTGTAAATACAAGATTCTTTTGAATAGCGTCCCATACTCCTGAGTTTTCAAAAGCTTCTTTTGCGTATCTTCCTGCTGGAACAGTTTCAGGTGTACCAATTGCTACTTTATCATTTACAATTTCATATAAATCTGAAATCTCTCTTCTTCCAGCTACCACTAATCTGTTTTTAAGAAGATTTTTATGATATTTTTCATCAATCATCTTTTTATCTTTTAAGTCATTTAAATCCTTTTGAGATGCAAAGAAGACAATATCTACAGGAGCTCCAGCGATGATTTGATTTTTCAAAGCACCTGATCCACCAAAGTTAACATTTATTTTGATATTTTTATTTTCTTTTTCAAATTTTTCTATAACCTCACCTAAAGAATCCTTTAAACTTGCTGCTGCACTGATAGTAATTTCTGTTGGATTTTTATCATTACATCCAGTTAGACAAAATAGCCCAACTATTGATATTAATATACATGATAATAGTTTTTTCATTACATCACCCTCCTCGTTCAATTTTAACAAATTTATCACTATATATCAAGAAAAATAACTTTCATTCAGAGGATAAATGAACAAAAAATAACCATTGTTAAAATGAAAATTTTCATTTTTTTTCTTTATTGAAGTTTATTTTCATTAAAAAATGGTAAAATATTTTCATTTTATCATCAATTCATATAGTTCTTTTTAAAATCATTAATAAAATATATGATTATTAAGGAAATATATCGTAAATGTAATAGATGATATATTTTTTGAACCTGAAATCCATTTTTAATGGTTGAAAAAAGACCATAAACAACGTATCATAATAGTAAGAGATATAATAAGCTATCATATATGAAAAATATGATGTGGGATATGGAGGACGGATAAATGAAAAAATACAGATTGGAAACAGATTCAATTGGAACACTTGAAGTACCAGCTGACGCATATTATGGAGTTCAATCATTAAGAGGAAAGAACAATTTCCATATAACTGGTTATACAGTAAGCGAACCATTTATTACAGCACTTGCTTATGTTAAAAAAGCAACTTCAATAGCTAACTATGAAGCAGGGCTTATAGGAAAAAATGTTGCAGAAGCAATGGTACAAGCTGCAGATGAGATTATTGGTGGGAAATTTAGAGATCAATTTATAACTGACGTTATTCAAGGTGGAGCTGGAACTTCAATGAATATGAATATGAACGAAGTTATAGCTAATAGAGCAAATGAAATATTAGGTGGAGAGTTGGGAAAATATGATAAATGTCACCCTAACGATCATGTAAACTATGGACAATCAACAAATGACGTAGTTCCTACTGCAGGGAAACTTACTATCCAAATGTTAATAAAAGATCTTTTGGTGGATCTTCAAAAATTATATGATACTCTTCAAAAAAAGGGAGATGAAT
This genomic window contains:
- a CDS encoding molybdopterin-binding protein, translated to MKLIKTVDAEGYVLQHDITQILPGEFKGRAFKKGHIITKEDIPKLLNLGKDHIYVFELGDTGVHENDAAVILGNVGRGKHVATSTEIKEGKINFTALCDGILKINKNKLLELNMLGEMSFATLPDNYPVKKGQNIAAARVIPLVIKKEKMDKVQEIIKRPLLNVRPFKTYKVGIIVTGNEVFYGRIEDKFTDVIKRKIGEYNCTIVGHLFCPDDKEIIKQSAEQLLRQGANMLIFTGGMSVDPDDTTPTAIMEMGGELVTYGAPVLPGSMFLLSYLGKIPMMGLPGCVMFAKRTVFDLVLSRVMTGERLTTKQIMQYGNGGLCQSCDICTYPNCGFGK
- the modB gene encoding molybdate ABC transporter permease subunit; its protein translation is MNNLDLGIILLTVKIALISTILVTIFSLILAWKLKRANLKIKNTIEMLINISLFISPSVLGYILILILGKNGFIGSILYRYFNITVMFSWWAGIITSFVVTLPLMYNSIKAGMENLSPMYYEAGLEAGASEFQILRLITIPLIKKNILAGILLSFGRAMGEFGATLMLAGNIPGKTQTISMAIYSASESGDSGRANFFLIVILVISFLVMILYNYLFFKERKNI
- the modA gene encoding molybdate ABC transporter substrate-binding protein — translated: MKKLLSCILISIVGLFCLTGCNDKNPTEITISAAASLKDSLGEVIEKFEKENKNIKINVNFGGSGALKNQIIAGAPVDIVFFASQKDLNDLKDKKMIDEKYHKNLLKNRLVVAGRREISDLYEIVNDKVAIGTPETVPAGRYAKEAFENSGVWDAIQKNLVFTKDVRSAAQYVDLGEVDYSLIYKTDAKILKNVKIAYIVPEDLHKPIIYSYGIIKGHETDANIKFYNYLQSKDAAKIYKKYNFELSE